One window of Anaerobaca lacustris genomic DNA carries:
- a CDS encoding sugar phosphate isomerase/epimerase family protein, translating into MGKVSIGVNMEFVRHEDKSFEWGVAKAAELGYEYVEPWVHLGRELISEAGYFATISMSEDPIRIRKICEKAGVKMSGLSAHTPLCKPDISGNYLKQAIRFAAECGAPVVNTDEGPKPKWTTESEDFVLMRYVLAEAALFAENRGILIGLEPHQQYSQTPEGLDRIYGLVDSPAIGINFDTGNSYLCGHDPLVWLDRVKERLVHLHAKDISIQQSKDERGKVTGTPAGCACGDGVNDWKKVIDLCKKAPRDIVLSVECGTVAQAERSIKHLKQFV; encoded by the coding sequence ATGGGCAAGGTATCGATCGGGGTCAACATGGAATTCGTGCGTCACGAGGACAAATCGTTCGAGTGGGGCGTCGCCAAGGCCGCTGAATTGGGGTATGAGTACGTCGAGCCCTGGGTGCATCTCGGGCGCGAGCTGATCAGCGAGGCGGGGTACTTTGCGACGATCTCGATGTCGGAGGACCCGATCCGCATCCGCAAGATCTGCGAGAAGGCCGGTGTGAAGATGTCGGGTCTCTCGGCGCACACGCCGTTGTGCAAGCCGGACATCAGCGGCAACTACCTCAAACAGGCGATTCGCTTCGCCGCCGAGTGCGGCGCGCCCGTGGTGAATACCGACGAAGGGCCCAAGCCGAAGTGGACGACCGAGAGCGAGGATTTCGTTCTCATGCGCTATGTCTTGGCCGAGGCGGCCCTGTTTGCCGAGAATCGCGGCATCCTGATCGGCCTGGAGCCCCACCAGCAGTACAGCCAGACGCCGGAAGGACTGGATCGCATCTATGGATTGGTCGATTCGCCCGCTATCGGGATCAACTTTGACACGGGCAACAGCTACCTTTGCGGCCACGACCCGCTCGTCTGGCTCGATCGCGTCAAGGAGCGCCTCGTGCACCTGCACGCCAAGGACATCTCCATCCAGCAATCCAAAGACGAACGAGGCAAAGTCACCGGCACGCCCGCCGGCTGCGCCTGTGGCGACGGCGTCAACGACTGGAAGAAGGTCATCGATCTGTGCAAGAAGGCGCCGCGCGACATCGTCCTGAGCGTCGAGTGCGGCACGGTCGCTCAGGCCGAGCGCAGCATCAAACATCTCAAACAGTTTGTCTGA
- a CDS encoding Gfo/Idh/MocA family protein, which translates to MSDSNSKVTRRGFMHGAGALAAAVFVGTSGKPATGQVRGANDRIGVGFIGCGGRSGAHFQAVHWLKTQGKEAVEIVAACDVYRPRLKHRVDGYGGKAYMDYRDLLADPGVDVVCISTPDHVHGYQAIDAVRAGKDVYCEKPVTHWRQFELTKRLAEEVRKSGRAFLLGSQGMHDSAWRQIGKLIQDGLIGQPIHAECGYFRVGDWGERGMPIDDANAKPGPDLDWEAFLGDAPKRPFDVSRFFRWRMYEDYAGGPSTDLFPHSLTPVVHMLGVTMPSTVVATGGKFRYDEREVPDTFNMLIDYPEGVTVAVLGTQGNDHPGSANRGAGGRIPTIRGWEGTLTVEGNEIVFAPAQESKKKPQRVAIEHGEDFVEYWRGLLACCRSRTTQTASPMDLAYHVQTALQMAMLGWKQGKVARFDLAAERIIL; encoded by the coding sequence ATGAGCGACAGCAATTCGAAGGTGACGCGACGAGGATTTATGCACGGGGCCGGCGCGCTGGCGGCAGCGGTGTTTGTCGGGACTTCCGGCAAGCCGGCGACAGGGCAGGTGCGCGGAGCCAACGACCGGATCGGCGTGGGCTTCATCGGTTGCGGCGGGCGCAGCGGGGCGCACTTCCAGGCGGTGCACTGGCTCAAGACTCAGGGCAAGGAGGCGGTGGAGATCGTCGCGGCCTGCGATGTCTACCGGCCCCGGCTCAAGCATCGCGTCGACGGCTACGGCGGCAAGGCCTACATGGACTATCGCGACCTGCTGGCCGATCCCGGCGTAGACGTGGTCTGCATTTCGACGCCGGACCACGTGCACGGCTATCAGGCCATCGACGCGGTCCGGGCGGGCAAGGATGTCTACTGCGAAAAGCCCGTGACGCACTGGCGACAGTTCGAGCTGACCAAGCGGCTGGCAGAAGAGGTCCGCAAATCGGGCCGTGCGTTCCTGCTCGGCAGCCAGGGGATGCACGACAGCGCGTGGCGTCAGATCGGAAAGCTGATCCAGGACGGGCTGATCGGCCAACCGATCCATGCCGAGTGCGGCTACTTCCGCGTCGGCGACTGGGGCGAGCGGGGCATGCCCATCGACGATGCCAACGCCAAGCCCGGTCCCGACCTCGACTGGGAGGCGTTCCTCGGCGATGCGCCGAAGCGGCCGTTCGACGTCAGCCGGTTCTTCCGCTGGCGGATGTACGAGGACTACGCCGGCGGGCCGAGCACCGACCTGTTCCCGCACAGCCTGACCCCGGTCGTCCACATGCTCGGCGTGACCATGCCAAGCACGGTGGTCGCCACGGGCGGCAAGTTCCGCTACGACGAGCGGGAGGTCCCCGATACGTTCAACATGCTGATCGACTACCCCGAGGGTGTCACCGTCGCGGTCTTGGGCACGCAGGGCAACGACCACCCCGGCTCGGCCAATCGCGGCGCCGGCGGACGCATTCCCACGATCCGGGGCTGGGAGGGGACCCTGACCGTCGAGGGCAACGAGATCGTCTTTGCGCCCGCTCAGGAGTCCAAGAAGAAGCCACAGCGGGTGGCCATCGAGCACGGCGAGGACTTCGTCGAGTACTGGCGGGGTCTCCTGGCCTGCTGCCGGTCTCGAACGACGCAAACCGCCAGCCCGATGGACCTGGCCTACCACGTCCAGACGGCCCTGCAGATGGCCATGCTCGGCTGGAAGCAGGGCAAAGTCGCCCGGTTCGACCTGGCCGCCGAGCGAATCATCCTCTGA
- a CDS encoding PmoA family protein, which yields MGRRSIVYAIVLGSLTLSAVADSTPAGQPMRAIVDANRVLVKAGDVEVAEYRYGDVPFKPYVKRLFTSNGLNVLLDAPHDHLHHHALMFAVGADAVNFWEETPAAGRQKHVSFAELADEPPHVGFMERLDWLDPSGERLLAEQRAITVARPVVPRVTMLTWESRLSVPTGKGSVTLTGAHYFGLGMRFIRAMDAKGQFRNAADNPGTVFRGAERLVRSNWCAYTAGVDGDDVTVAMFGHPSNPRHPTTWFTMTEPFAYLSATLGLHEEPLKLVEGNRLDLRYAVVLWDRRAQTEEIDALYRQWVSTQKSESNR from the coding sequence ATGGGCAGGCGAAGCATTGTGTACGCCATTGTTCTTGGCTCGCTGACTCTGTCGGCAGTAGCGGATAGCACGCCGGCCGGTCAGCCGATGCGGGCCATCGTGGACGCCAACAGGGTATTGGTGAAGGCGGGCGATGTTGAGGTCGCGGAGTATCGCTACGGCGATGTCCCGTTCAAGCCGTACGTCAAGAGGTTGTTCACGTCGAACGGCCTGAACGTCCTGCTCGATGCGCCGCACGACCATCTGCACCACCACGCGCTGATGTTCGCCGTAGGGGCCGACGCCGTGAACTTTTGGGAAGAGACCCCGGCGGCCGGCCGACAGAAGCACGTCAGTTTCGCCGAGCTTGCGGACGAGCCGCCCCATGTCGGCTTCATGGAGCGACTGGACTGGCTCGATCCATCCGGCGAGCGGCTGCTGGCCGAGCAGCGCGCGATTACTGTCGCACGACCTGTTGTGCCACGGGTGACCATGCTGACCTGGGAGAGCCGCCTTTCCGTGCCGACAGGCAAAGGCTCCGTGACGTTGACGGGGGCGCACTATTTCGGATTGGGCATGCGGTTCATTCGGGCGATGGATGCCAAGGGGCAGTTCCGCAACGCCGCCGACAACCCCGGCACGGTCTTCCGTGGCGCAGAGCGTCTCGTCCGATCCAACTGGTGCGCCTACACCGCCGGCGTCGACGGCGACGATGTGACGGTCGCGATGTTCGGTCATCCGAGCAACCCGCGACATCCCACCACCTGGTTCACGATGACCGAGCCCTTCGCCTATCTTTCCGCAACCCTCGGGCTCCACGAGGAACCGCTAAAACTGGTCGAAGGCAATCGCCTGGACCTGCGGTACGCCGTGGTCCTGTGGGACCGGCGGGCACAGACCGAGGAAATCGACGCGTTGTACCGACAATGGGTTTCGACACAGAAGAGCGAGTCCAACCGATAG